A segment of the Bacillus pseudomycoides genome:
TGAATAGTGAATAATGGGGCACTGTTTGCTTTTCAATACCGCTAGGGTACTACTTTTTTAGAAAGAGTAAGGTGCGGCAAAATGCCGCACCTATTTTTAAGGTCAAAGTTACAGTTGTTCTATTCGAGAAAACATTATTTTTCTTCTACGAGTTCTGTTAATTCATGATTAATTAATGTGCCAATATGCTCACCTAAACATATTTTTTTCATAACTCCTGGTTCATCGAAGTTAAAAACATGTGTTGGTAAATGATAGTCACGAGCAAGTAATAAGGCTGATTGGTCCATCACTTTGATGTTGTTTCGAACAACATCATTATAATTTAAATGACGATACATTTTTGCTGATTTATTTCGTTTCGGATCACTTGTGAAGACACCATCTACACCTTGTTTTGCGACTAAAATCGCATCGCTATTCATTTCAATTGCGCGTTGGACACTTGGGTAATCTGTTGTAACGAATGGTTGCCCGTTTCCGCCGCCAAAGATGACGATATATCCTTTCTCTAAATGGTGAACGGCCCGTAAACGAATATAGGGCTCTGCCACCGCTGTAAACGGGATAGATGTCATAACACGTACTTCTTTATCTGTCTTACTCGTGAGTACGCCGCGTAGCATTAAACTATTCATAATTGTACCTAATGTCCCTATATTATCCGCCTCCACGCGGTCAATCCCCCATTCCTCAGCTAAATTGCCCCTGAAAATGTTCCCTCCGCCAACGACAAGAGAAACTTCAATACCTAAATCGACAATTGATAAAATCTCAGTTGCGATATGTTCTAAACGTTTGGAGCCAAAACTATTTCCATCTTGATCAGCAAGAGCACCGCCGCTGAGTTTAATTAAAACACGCTTGTATGGTTTCATTATCATCACTCCTTATTTTGAAGAAAAGGTTTTTCTGGTGGAGTCCGTAACTATCACTGAGAATTAGTTCTCATCATACTTGGATTCTTATAGGCAGTTTATTCTTGATCTAATTGCTTTGCTCATGTGAAAAAATTGCATGCAAGTAGCATATCGATTTGCAATAAAAAAGGAGCAGAGGCGAATGCCTTTGCTCCTTTAAGAGAAATTGAAATAGGAAAGGAAGAGTTGTAATGAAACCTTTCGTAGAATTCTTCATAACCTCCACTCCTTTTCATTTTATTTATGTTCAAATAAACTTATCTTTTAGATTATACAAAGAAATCAGATATTTTATCAATGCTATTTTCACTTTTTTATCACCAAATGGTGTCAATGAATATTTAAAGAAAAAAATTCGAATTTTTTGTGACGAAGTTGTAGGTTTTTGTCTGATTTTGTAGGTTTGCTTATATCATGTGAGTAAGCTTTTATTATTATAAATTGAAAGCGTTCGCATGAAGGGATGAAAATATATGAAAAAATTCGGATTGGCGACACAAATATTTGTCGCACTTGTGTTAGGGATTGTAGTAGGGGCAATCTTTTATGGCAATAAAACGGCGATTTCTTATATCGCACCAATTGGGGATATATTTATTCATTTAATTAAAATGATTGTTGTACCGATTGTTATTTCAGCATTGATTGTTGCGGTAGCTGGTGTAGGAGATATGAAGAAACTAGGAAAACTAGGCGGTAAAACAATTCTTTACTTCGAAATTATCACGACAATTGCGATTTTAATGGGATTAATCGCAGCGAACGTGTTCCAACCAGGAACTGGTGTTGATATGAATAACTTACAGCAAAGTGACATTTCATCATATAAGCAAACGGCTGATGCAACAGAGAAAAAAGGCTTTGCAGAAACAATTGTTCATATTGTACCGAAAAACGTATTTGAATCAATTGCACAAGGAGATTTATTACCGATTATTTTCTTCTCTGTGTTATTTGGTTTAGGAGTTGCGGCAATTGGAGAAAAAGGAAAACCGGTGTTTCATTTCTTTGAAGGTGTACTTGAAGCAATGTTTTGGGTTACAAATCAAGTTATGAAGTTTGCACCATTCGGGGTATTTGCGCTAATTGCTGTTACGGTTGCAAAATTTGGTGTGGCAACACTACTTCCTTTAGGAAAATTAGTGCTAGCTGTGTATGTAACTGTTATACTATTTGTTATTGTTGTATTAGGGATTAATGCACGTATGGTAGGTGTAAATATTTTCACCTTAATGAAAATTTTAAAAGAAGAACTTATCCTTTCGTTTACAACAGCAAGTTCAGAAGCTGTTTTACCTAATATAATGAGGAAAATGGAAGAGTTTGGTTGTCCGAAGGCAGTTGCATCTTTCGTTATTCCAACGGGTTATACATTTAACTTAACTGGATCGGCTATTTATCAGGCGTTAGCAGCATTATTCGTCGCGCAAATGTATGGTGTACACATGTCTTTAACGGAGCAAGTAACATTATTATTCGTTTTAATGTTAACGTCAAAAGGTATGGCAGGGGTTCCTGGTGCTTCATTTGTTGTAGTATTAGCGACATTAGGTTCAATGGGATTACCGTTAGAAGGTATAGCGTTAATAGCTGGTATTGACCGCATTTTAGATATGATTCGTTCGTCTGTCAATGTGTTAGGAAATGCATTAGCAGCCATTGTTATGTCGAAATGGGAAGGCGAATTTGATCATGATAAAGCAAAACGATATGTAGAAACTGTCAAACAAACAGAAGCAGCATAAGAAATAGATGAGGAGTGAGCAATAATGGTAACATTAACTGAAACTACAAAAAGTGTACGAATTGAAAAAGATTTTTTAGGCGAAAAAGAAGTGCCAACGCATGCTTATTATGGAGTTCAAACAATGCGTGCTGTAGAAAACTTTCCAATTACAGGGTATAAGATCCATGAAGGATTAATTAAAGCTTTGGCAATTGTAAAAAAAGCAGCCGCACTTGCGAACACTGATATAGGAAGATTGGAACTGAAAAAAGGTAGCGCAATCGCTGAGGCTGCACAAGAGATTCTTGAAGGGAAATGGCATGATCACTTCATCGTCGATCCAATTCAAGGCGGCGCGGGAACTTCTATGAACATGAATGCAAATGAAGTCATTGCCAATCGTGCTCTTGAATTATTAGAGATGGAAAAGGGAGACTATCATTATATTAGTCCAAATAGCCACGTGAATATGGCACAATCAACAAATGATGCATTTCCAACAGCAATTCACATTGCGACATTAAATGCACTAGAAGTGTTATTACAAACAATGGGTTATATGCATGATGTATTTGAATTAAAAGCAGAACAATTTGACCATGTGATTAAAATGGGGCGCACACATTTACAAGATGCTGTACCAATTCGTCTTGGGCAAGAATTTAAAGCATATGCTCGTGTAATTGGACGTGATATGAAACGAATTCAGCAATCCCGTCAACATTTATATGAAGTAAATATGGGTGCAACAGCAGTTGGAACAGGATTAAATGCAGATCCTGAGTACATTGAAGCAGTGGTGAAACATTTAGCTTCAATTAGTGGATTGCCTCTTGTTGGAGCAGAAGATCTAGTAGATGCAACGCAAAATACAGATGCATATACGGAAGTATCAGCTGCACTAAAAGTATGTATGATGAATATGTCTAAAATTGCAAATGATTTACGCTTAATGGCATCTGGTCCGCGTGTTGGACTTGCAGAAATTATGCTTCCATCTCGTCAACCAGGTTCATCTATTATGCCAGGGAAAGTTAACCCTGTTATGCCAGAAGTGATTAACCAAATCGCATTCCAAGTAATCGGTAATGACCATACAATTTGTCTTGCTTCAGAAGCAGGTCAATTAGAGTTAAATGTTATGGAGCCAGTACTTGTTTTCAACTTACTTCAATCGATTAGTATTATGAATAACGGTTTCCGTGCCTTTACAGATAATTGTCTAAAAGGAATTGAAGCAAATGAAGGACACTTGAAAGAATACGTTGAGAAAAGTGTAGGGATTATTACAGCTGTTAACCCACATATCGGCTATGAAGCAGCGGCTCGTGTTGCAAAAGAAGCAATTGCAACTGGGCAGTCTGTCAGAGACCTTTGCGTGAAAAATGGTGTATTATCCCAAGAGGAATTAGACTTAATTTTAGACCCATATGAAATGACACATCCGGGGATTGCAGGAGCAACTCTTCTAAAGAAAAATTAAAAGAAGAGGGGGACATTCCCCTCTTTTTTGTTTACAATATAGAAATGGCATATATGAATAAAGGTAGGGATGGTATGAGTAAATTTACAGTTTCCTCTGATGGGACATTAGAAACAACATTAAGAGGAGTAGAAGTATTAGCAACGCCGCTTTTAAATAAAGGTGTCGCTTTCACGAAAGAAGAAAGAGAAGAATTAGGACTAAAAGGGTTATTACCGCCAGCGGTATTAACATTAGATGAACAAGCACGCCGCGCGTATGAGCAATTTTGTTCGCAGCCGGATGATTTATTAAAGAATGTATACTTAACAGCGCTACATGATCGTAACGAAGTATTATTTTATCGTTTGCTTACAGATCATTTGCGAGAAATGCTTCCAATTGTGTATACACCAACTGTTGGTGTAGCAATTCAAAGATATAGTCATGAGTACCGTAAACCGCGTGGGGTTTACTTATCAATCAATGATCCTTCTGGTATTGAGGAAGCGTTTACTAACATAGGAGCAACAGCTGAAAATACGGATTTAATCGTTGTAACGGATGGTGAAGGAATATTAGGAATTGGAGATTGGGGCGTTGGCGGTATTAATATTGCCATCGGAAAACTAGCTGTTTATACGGCTGCAGTTGGAATCGATCCTAGTCGTGTATTGCCTGTTATTTTAGATGTTGGTACGAATCGAGAGGATTTACTAAATAATCCGTTTTATATCGGTAACCGTCATCCTCGTATAACTGGCGAAGTATATGACGAATTTATTGATACGTTTGTAAAAACTGTATATGACAAGTTTCCGCAAGCATTATTACACTGGGAAGATTTTAGCTCACGTAATGCACGCAGGATTTTAGATAAATATCGTGATCAAGTATGTACATTTAATGATGATATTCAAGGAACAGGTGCTGTTTCATTAGCCGCTGTATTATCAGCAGTGAAAGCTTCTAGTGTTCCTTTATGTGAACATCGCGTTGTAGTATTTGGCGCTGGTACAGCTGGAATCGGAATTGCCGATCAAGTGCGAGATGCGATGGTTCGTACGGGCTTATCAGAGCAAGAAGCTAACGAACGTTTTTGGTGTATTGACCGCAATGGTTTACTTACAGATAACATGAAAGAACTTCTTGATTTCCAGCTCCCATACGCACGTAAGGAATCTGAAGTGAATGAATGGGGACAAGATAGTATGATTGGGCTTGCAGAAGTTGTAAAACGTGTAAGACCGACGATTTTAATTGGTACATCAACAGTAGCTAGTGCCTTTACAGAAGGAATTGTAAAGGAAATGGCTTCTCATGTAGAAAGACCAATTATTTTACCAATGTCTAATCCAACACCGCTTGCAGAAGCAAAACCGGTAGATTTAATCCGTTGGACAGAAGGAAGAGCACTAGTGGCAACAGGAAGTCCGTTTGAACCAGTTACATATAATGGTGTAACGTATGTAATCGGACAATCAAATAATGCGCTTATTTTCCCAGGTCTTGGCCTTGGAACAATAGTTGTTCGTGCGAGTGTAATGACAGATGGTATGTTTGCAGCAGCGGCAGAAGCGGTGACAAGCATGGTAGATACAAGTCAACCAGGAGCACCTATTCTTCCGGAAGTAGAAGAACTGCGTAATATCTCAGAAATAGTAGCAATTGAAGTAGCTAAAGCAGCAGTTGCTGAAGGTGTTGCTCGCGAGGAGCTTAGTGATAACGATATCAGAAAAGCTGTGAAAGAAGCAATGTGGCAGCCTATATATCGCCAAGTAAAAGCAGCTAAACAGGTAACACTATAGAAATAAAGCCCGTTTATATGATAAGCGGGCTTTCCTTGTTCAATTTTAGGGAAAATATATTTCATAAATAGGAAGTGGCATCTTTGAATTGGAATCAATTGTGGAAGAAAGATATGTCTCTTTTAATCATTTTAGTGTTAATTGTTCCAATAGCTGGAGAGCTGAATTTTCATCCGTTTAATGATACATTTCGTGTGAGTTTTGGAACCCCAATTTTTTTCTTTTTATTATTATTTTTACGGAAAATACCGGCTGCTGTAGTCGGTCTACTTGTTGGAGTATCTGTAGTAGGATTTCGGGTTTGTTTTGATTGGATGTTACAAGGTTCTTTTCAGGTAACGGATTCTTTTTATTTGCGTTATCCAGTCTTTTTTTATTATTTTGTTTATGGAAGTCTTTT
Coding sequences within it:
- the pyrH gene encoding UMP kinase — its product is MKPYKRVLIKLSGGALADQDGNSFGSKRLEHIATEILSIVDLGIEVSLVVGGGNIFRGNLAEEWGIDRVEADNIGTLGTIMNSLMLRGVLTSKTDKEVRVMTSIPFTAVAEPYIRLRAVHHLEKGYIVIFGGGNGQPFVTTDYPSVQRAIEMNSDAILVAKQGVDGVFTSDPKRNKSAKMYRHLNYNDVVRNNIKVMDQSALLLARDYHLPTHVFNFDEPGVMKKICLGEHIGTLINHELTELVEEK
- a CDS encoding cation:dicarboxylate symporter family transporter encodes the protein MKKFGLATQIFVALVLGIVVGAIFYGNKTAISYIAPIGDIFIHLIKMIVVPIVISALIVAVAGVGDMKKLGKLGGKTILYFEIITTIAILMGLIAANVFQPGTGVDMNNLQQSDISSYKQTADATEKKGFAETIVHIVPKNVFESIAQGDLLPIIFFSVLFGLGVAAIGEKGKPVFHFFEGVLEAMFWVTNQVMKFAPFGVFALIAVTVAKFGVATLLPLGKLVLAVYVTVILFVIVVLGINARMVGVNIFTLMKILKEELILSFTTASSEAVLPNIMRKMEEFGCPKAVASFVIPTGYTFNLTGSAIYQALAALFVAQMYGVHMSLTEQVTLLFVLMLTSKGMAGVPGASFVVVLATLGSMGLPLEGIALIAGIDRILDMIRSSVNVLGNALAAIVMSKWEGEFDHDKAKRYVETVKQTEAA
- the aspA gene encoding aspartate ammonia-lyase produces the protein MVTLTETTKSVRIEKDFLGEKEVPTHAYYGVQTMRAVENFPITGYKIHEGLIKALAIVKKAAALANTDIGRLELKKGSAIAEAAQEILEGKWHDHFIVDPIQGGAGTSMNMNANEVIANRALELLEMEKGDYHYISPNSHVNMAQSTNDAFPTAIHIATLNALEVLLQTMGYMHDVFELKAEQFDHVIKMGRTHLQDAVPIRLGQEFKAYARVIGRDMKRIQQSRQHLYEVNMGATAVGTGLNADPEYIEAVVKHLASISGLPLVGAEDLVDATQNTDAYTEVSAALKVCMMNMSKIANDLRLMASGPRVGLAEIMLPSRQPGSSIMPGKVNPVMPEVINQIAFQVIGNDHTICLASEAGQLELNVMEPVLVFNLLQSISIMNNGFRAFTDNCLKGIEANEGHLKEYVEKSVGIITAVNPHIGYEAAARVAKEAIATGQSVRDLCVKNGVLSQEELDLILDPYEMTHPGIAGATLLKKN
- the malS gene encoding oxaloacetate-decarboxylating malate dehydrogenase; translation: MNKGRDGMSKFTVSSDGTLETTLRGVEVLATPLLNKGVAFTKEEREELGLKGLLPPAVLTLDEQARRAYEQFCSQPDDLLKNVYLTALHDRNEVLFYRLLTDHLREMLPIVYTPTVGVAIQRYSHEYRKPRGVYLSINDPSGIEEAFTNIGATAENTDLIVVTDGEGILGIGDWGVGGINIAIGKLAVYTAAVGIDPSRVLPVILDVGTNREDLLNNPFYIGNRHPRITGEVYDEFIDTFVKTVYDKFPQALLHWEDFSSRNARRILDKYRDQVCTFNDDIQGTGAVSLAAVLSAVKASSVPLCEHRVVVFGAGTAGIGIADQVRDAMVRTGLSEQEANERFWCIDRNGLLTDNMKELLDFQLPYARKESEVNEWGQDSMIGLAEVVKRVRPTILIGTSTVASAFTEGIVKEMASHVERPIILPMSNPTPLAEAKPVDLIRWTEGRALVATGSPFEPVTYNGVTYVIGQSNNALIFPGLGLGTIVVRASVMTDGMFAAAAEAVTSMVDTSQPGAPILPEVEELRNISEIVAIEVAKAAVAEGVAREELSDNDIRKAVKEAMWQPIYRQVKAAKQVTL